AGCAGAACAATATACAGGGGTTGTAGAAGGGAAATTCTATTCTttccaaacaggatagcatggtATATATATATAATCTTGTTCTCATACAGAATACACAGTGAGATCAGATTTGCCGCTGGAATCGAATGGCGGCGACATGTAGCAATTATTTGTATAAACACTGGTGCGAAGCACGTACCCTTTGTAAATATCAACTAGTTCAAAATTCGTCTTCCTGATGGCGCCTTTGTCTTGCAGTGTGGTTTTAGTTCTGTGTCGACTGAGTCGCCTGCTGATTTCAGATCTCTTCTGTTCGTGGAGTCAGAAGCGTCGATTTTGTGCCGAGTTCATACCTAAAGCAAATTTGGAATGGTTTCGCAGTTCGTCGTGTAAGTAAGGATGATTGTTGCAACCTGTGCATCTTTCTCCATAGCAGCGGAATGCTTCATTAGTTGAGTGTGAATATGCAAGTTTTTGTTCCAGGCTCTGTTTCGTTTGCATCGGGAGAAATTTTTCTGGATCGTTGTGGGAGTTGAAAAGACTGTTTTTGATAAATTTCGGCAAAATTTCGAATGTCGAAAATTCGTCCACACCCATAATAAGCTCATATATTACACTGACAAGAGAGTATAAAAGATGATGACTAAGCTAAGAGGGGGAGACTTGCTgggagaggaggacgaggaggcccTGGGGCCCGACGAGGATCTCGCTGAGGAAGCTGACGAGGCCGAACCAGACCACCGGCGTGACGTCGACGCCGCCCAGCGGCGGGATCacccggcgggtggcggcgaggaTGGGCTCCGTCGGCGCGTAGGCCACCACGTAGGGGAACTTGGTGACCGGCAGCCTCGGGTACCACGACATGACGATCCGCGCCACGAACAGGAACCCCACCGCCGACAGCGCCGGCCCCGCCACCCCGATCACCACCTTCGCCGTCGCCGGGTCCAGCTCCCccagcaccgccgccgccctgtAGTAGTAGGACAGCGATGGCCCGTGCGCCGCCGGGGCGGTCGCGGCGTGGCACGGCATGGCGGCGGCGCTGCTGctcacggccgccgccgccgttgccgccgccaGGGGTAGGACATGGCCGTGGGCTCCTCTGGCCGGCTCGCTCCCTTCCGGCCGCCGTGTCTCGAGGTTCTGCTCGATTGGCAAAAAATGAAAAAGAAGCAGCGTGTGAGAGAAATGGGTGGAGCTCGCTCCCCAGGACAGTAAGCAACCAAGAACCAACCGTCCGACCTTGCTGCCGCGGCCGCCGGCGCCAGCGCCGGCGACGACGcagccccgcccccgcccccgcgtCGT
The Aegilops tauschii subsp. strangulata cultivar AL8/78 chromosome 3, Aet v6.0, whole genome shotgun sequence genome window above contains:
- the LOC109786572 gene encoding uncharacterized protein, which gives rise to MEASMLKPSVLLPPARGGPSTTRGRGRGCVVAGAGAGGRGSKNLETRRPEGSEPARGAHGHVLPLAAATAAAAVSSSAAAMPCHAATAPAAHGPSLSYYYRAAAVLGELDPATAKVVIGVAGPALSAVGFLFVARIVMSWYPRLPVTKFPYVVAYAPTEPILAATRRVIPPLGGVDVTPVVWFGLVSFLSEILVGPQGLLVLLSQQVSPS